In the genome of Crassaminicella thermophila, the window AATCTGAACATAGAATTTCACTAGCGCATACTATCTTGCCTTTATGAAATTTAACTTTGCATCTGTGTAATTCCATGCGATCACCTCATTTTTATACATGAAAAAGACAGCCGATTTCTCGACTGCCTTAGTCATTAGAAGATATCAGGGGGTAACTATTTCTACAATACAATTATATTATAGATTTTATTTTAAATGTTTCTATCTTGTTTCATTTTTGTTTCAATCTACTTCAATTGACTATAAATATATTCTATTATTTTATTTTTCTTCCTCCAAATACTTACATAACTACTAGGCCTTCCTTCCATGTATAGTATCTTTTCTATAGCTCTATTTGTTCTATGTTCCGAATACCTAAGTTCTACAATCTGCATTTCTTCTTCGGTAAGATCACTAAGTATTTTTTCAATCCTTTTAACATCTTCCTCTATTTTTCTCAATCTTGCTTTTAACTTATATTTCCTTTGGATTTTATATTTAAGTTCATTCAGTAACTTGTCTGTAATTCGTTCTAGTTCTCTTTCTACAGCACTTGATGTAACAATACTAGATTGTACTCTGTCCTGGCTATAATCTATAGCTTTAACACAATCTGATAACTCTACATTAACATTCCTAAGGTCTTGTTGTATCTTATGTATAGTCTGCTTTGTATTCTCTATATCGTATTTTAATCTTTCGATCCTCTTGATCTTCTTAAAATGCCTATATAATATTCCTTCTGTTCTTCTATATTGAATGTCCTCCATTGCTTTGCCCCCTTAATGCTTAAAATGGTATATCATCGTCATCATCTATTGCTTGAAATCCATCTATTTCATTATTGGGATTGGATTGGCTATTTTTATTATCAAGAAATTCTACTCTCTCAGCTACTATCACAACTTTACTTCTTTTCTGTCCATCTTTTTCCCATATTTCCTGTTGTAGCCTACCCTCTATTCCTACTTTGCTACCTTTTTTCGTATATTGTGCTGTATTCTCAGCAATCTTTCCCCATATCACAACTTCAAAGAAATCTGCTCCTTCTCCAAAAGTTCTATTAACAGCTATACTTACTTTTGTTAATGCTTTTCCGTTTTGAGTAAATCGCATTTCTGGATCTTTTGTCCATCTTCCTATAAGATTAACACTGTTCATTTTTGCATTCCCCCTTTCGCTCCCAGGCATATCCCAGGAGCAGTTGGATTTTACTTTAGATTTATACTATTTTCAATCTGCTTTATATCTCTTAGATTTTGTTCTATTGTAAAATTATTCTTCCCAATAAGAAATTTCCGTTTCTATCACATTGTTTAGTTCTTCTATGGTTTCTACATCAGAATTTTCTTCCGCAAACACTTTGAATTCTTCTTCTAACATATTTGTATCAACTAAAATCTTAATATTTTTATATAATCTTTCTATATTATTCATCAGTATTACCTCCTCTTTAATTCTTGATTGACAAATTATTCTTTCTACAGCAATTCTGGATTTTCATATATGTTTCCGATAATTTCCATGTATTTCATTATTCCATTGTTAAAAAATGGATAGCTTGTTTCATTTGTAATCGGTCTGTTAAACCATCCCCAATCATTCCATTCAACCTTGAACAATCTTTTTCTACTATCTGTAATAATATCTCCCTCATAAATTTCCATTCCATTCACGTCCTTTAACCCTGTATATTGTCCTATGCTTTCAAGGATAACATCTTCAAACTGTACACCATTATAAAAAAATCTTTTGTAAAAAAACATATTTCCGTTATTACTCCGTACTCATCATAGCAGGGTAACCCATATACCCAACCTAAACCATCTATGCTAAATCCTCTAAACTTAATTTCTCTCATATTTTTTCACTCTCCAGTTCCTCAAATTCCTCAAAACCGCAAGAATTGTTCCATTATTCAATCACCTTATCTGACTTAATTTCTCGTAACTTCTTTGTCGACATCATATACAATAAAACTTTTCCTGTCTCTTTGCATTTGTACACATTTCTTTCTATATACTCTACATTTATACCATTACACTGTTTACAATCTGCAATACATAAATCAAATTTCTTCATTACTCTATCACCTTCTCTGTTTTTGCTAATACTTTATCTGTAATGTCAGTCAAATAAGTATCGATATACTCTTGCTCTAACATATAATCGTCTAAATCTAATTTATCTATAAAATTCTTATATTCTTTAATGACTTTCACTAACTCACGATTTAGTGCTTGTGACTGTTCTAATTTATAGCTTAAATTATGGTTTTCTTGATTTTGCATCATCCCACAATCTTTATATTCTTTTAATTCTTCTTCTAGTTTTTTATTTTCTTTTTTAAATTTTTCATACTTGTTCACTCTTTTTACGATTTCTTGTGCAATTAGAGGATTAAACATATCCCCTATACATCTATTGCCGATCATTAACTCTACAACGCTTCCATTTTTTCTACAAATTAATTTTTCCTCAATTTTCATTTTTACTCAACCTCCCTCACTTTCTAATTTGAGATTTTTCATATTCCCTAATATCACATTGAGGAAGCTCATCAACCAACATATCATCTTCGTCAACTTCAACTAATACATGAGCTACTACCATTACAAATTCTTTGCCACATTCAGTACATTTACATCTATCAAGAATACCATTGTTATTTTTCATTGCATGTTCATAGTTATAATCAGCATTTTCAGCTAATATAAATCCGTTGCAATTGTCTTGATTGCATCTATGTGCTTGTATACTCATATTTACCCCTCACTTTCCACCATATGTTAGCAATATGGTCTATTCGCTGTGGAATCTTATTTTAACGACTTTAAAAACTTATTGATTACTTCTAAGTGATATATTAGTATTTCTTTTTGTTCTGCTACTACGTTATAATGTTCAAGACATACAGGTATTAATATACTTGAATTTATCTTATTGTATTTAGTTTTTAATTCTTGATGTTGGTTTATAGTCAAATATATTCCAGAAACTTTTCCGCATATTATACACTTACCACTTTCTGTACTGCTTGTATAACCTACTTCATATCCCATAAAAATATACCTCCGTTAATTTTTATTCAGCAGGACTGAGTCAGCCCCACATTAATCAGCACACATACAAGGTATTCCAAAATCATCATCAAACATAGATTCTTGTAGTTTTCCTGCCTGTACTTCATCCCAAATGTCTTTTAGTGTACAATCTTTGAACACCGTATGTCCTATCTTCTCTTCTATCTCCATTGCTCTTTTAAATTTTTCCGGATAATACTTTGCTACTTTTCTAAAATGTCCCTTACCACCTTTAAAACACGGAATACAGTTGTTATGCTTTAAGTATTTATACGTTTCTGGTAAACATATTTTCCATTCGTTGCGAATAATATTTTTTATTTCATCATTTGAAATTTTCTTCTCAAATATTGGATACCTTGATTTAATCCCCTCTGCTTCAAACCTAATCTTTTGTTTTTGTACCCTATTCCATTCATCTGATCCGTATCCAAAATATACTATAAAATCCTCGCTTAACATTTTAAAAAACTTCCTCGATTGCTTGATCTTTAACTCTGTTGTGCAAAATGGTATATGAAAACTTGGTAAACAATTATTATCTTCTATCAAATCCCATATATCTCTACCATCTCCAACTACAGTTATTGGTAATCCTAGAAAATTAGCTACTTTATGTCTGAATCTATCTGCATCTTTATGTTCTGAATAAGTTGGTGTATGTAATAATATAACATCTTCTTTCTTTTGTTCTTGTAAAACCAAATATGCTGTATAACTAGAACTCGCTCCTCCGCTAAACATTACTATATGTTTTCACTTTTTTCTAACCTTCCTTTTTGATTGTATTTCACAATCTCAGAAAGGTCACCTGCTCGGGCTTCCCACGCCATTAAGTCTTTGTCCTACATCACCGACGCTACCATGAGCAAGTTTTACGCTTTTGTTTTTCACCCTGCACGGATCATGCTTTCGCATGGTTGGACTTCCTATTGGACATGTGATGTGTCCTCAATCCTCCACAACCTGGTTTACCAGGACTTTAGAAAAGTGAATCTATTATATTTTTTCATACTCCCACCACCACTAATATTCTATTTTGTCCATGCTACGCCCAATGTCAAATATTCCAAAATTTCATCTAAATTGTTTTGTCCCTGCAAATTGTTTATTTTTTGTCCTTTTTCTGTAAGATACTCTATACAACATCCAATTAAAAATGTCTTATTTCTAAAACATATTTCCTTATCTAGTAGCCGATTATACCCTTTATTTTTATACCATTCCCAAAAGTAATCTGGCATTTTCATCTCTCCCCACCACTAACTACAACGTTTCCGCTTACCTTTCCATCATACTTCTAACATTTTTTATAATCAGATTTACCGTTCCATCTCCATTCCTTACTATTTCAAATTTCATTTTATCTTCTAAATCCTCATACTCTCCTTTTATCTCTATACCTGTATCTGTTTTCATAATTCTCTTTTTCATTTTTTTCTCAACCCATTTTTTATCAATCTCAATTTTTTCTAATTGAATCCCTTCTCTTTCAAGGTGTTGTATAAAATTTTGCTGCATTTCAACATCATTACCAAAAACACTCTGTACAAACTTTTCAACATCTATCTCAGCGCAATTTTTCATGGATGCAATAACTTCTTCTCTTACTTCCTGAGCCTTATCTATGTCTTCTTTTAGGTTTCTTCTAGTCCACTTTTCAGTAACATTTTTAAAAATCTTCGTCTTATCCCTATCATCAATCAGTGATCTGCAGTTCAGAAATACATTTGAAAATAGCTGCTCAAAATCGTCACTGTAAACTTGCTTATCCAAGAAAATTAGATCATATTCATCCTCTTCATCTATTTCTTTTACAAAAGCACATTGTTGTAACTTTTGGCTCATTCCAGGCAAACCTATCATTTGTGGCACTATAGATGTCTTAAGCTTGTCCTCTTCAAATTCAACATTATGGATGAATGACTTTTTGTAATCTAGTTTCAATATGCCTATGTAGTTCTTATCCTTTGCTGTATATAAACATATCACTAAATCAGCAGAAGGTATGTTGTTATCCTTTTTCATCGCCTTAAACAACTGGTTTGCAATATCCTTTGAAGCTTCGATAAATGTTTCTTTGTTCTTAAATATTGCTGCACATGAATCTTTAACAATCGTTGATCCACCTCTAAACTTCCCTTTTCTGTTTTCTTCACTACCTAGTGATTTCACAATATGTTTTTCTAAAAATTCATGGATATCCTCATTGATCTCCTGTTCATAATCTGTAAGGATTGGTGCATCTCCATTTCTATCTAACACATGAATAATTGCTTTCTTTATCATCACCGCATCTGTATTTCTCATTATCAAGTTCCCCTTGCTCATCTTTTTTTAACTTCTTTTATGTTCATACAGCTTGTCCATATCAAATTTATCTGTAATACAAACAATATTTCGATTTAGCTTTGTCTCTCAGCACAACCATAACCCTAGCTTTTATCCGCTGCAATTTCTATAACTTCTCCATGTTTTCATATACAGGTCACTGTGTACATCATCTATAAATACTACAGTTCCTATATCCACATTGCTCCCCCTTTACTCCTTGTAGATAATCCTGCACACATGATACTTCTCTGCAAATGTATCTCTACCGATCGTGTGTGCCTCAGTGTGATGTATCCTGCACAATGCTATTTTTTTTCTATGTTTTTGAATCATCATATTTCTTCCTATCTATCCCTCTTCCTATTGCATCCCAATGGTGTATTTCAGCTTCTTTTTTTCCACATATCGCGCATTTTTGTATTTTTAAGCACTGCCACAAATATTTCCCTATATCATCCGTTCGATTTAGTCCATGATCCAGTAATGGTATATTCCACCGAAAAACAAAAATTCTATAATATAATTGATGAACAACCTCGCTGTTGTAACACTGCAATTTGAAAGAGAAAAAAATAATCACTTCCCTGTTTCTGATATATAGCTATATTTCATAAGTTCTTTTCATTTCTTCTGGCATGTATCCTGTATATGTAGCCATATCTCGTATAGTTGCATATACCTTTTTTTCTTTTTGCTCTGCTGTAATTGTTCTTCCGTCATCAAGACGTATTTCTGATTTTTACTTTTTCCATCTCTTGCAAATCTTTTTGAGATATTCCCCAGGTGTTTTTTTCAGGAATTATGACAGATAATCTAGTTCCTTTTTTTCTAGTTCTCTGTATCCAACTATTTCAGCATACTCATTCATTTTTTTCCTAACCCTTACCTCTGTTCTAGGATTTTTCTTGTCATAATTCCCTTTCAAGATTAATTCGATATTTCCAAAACTATCATCTTGCAACACTCCTGCTCGAACTAAGCTATCTAGTATGAATTTCCCGCTATAATTATCTGGATCTCTTCGTCTTTTGTCTTTGAAGAAATAGGTAATTTCTACCACGGCCTTTTTTAATGGATTCTGAGCCCATTTTTGTTCTCGGACTAGCCAACCTATTACCGACTGCCATTTTTTCTTTTCTGCTTGATACTGAAAAGCCTGAGTGTATGTTGAACCCCTACCCATGTACTTATTATTGCTAGGTGGAATATCTGGTATTATTATTCTTAGTTCATCTTCGATTTTTCCATTAGGTGTTAATATCGTTTGTATATGTCCCTCTGGTCCCATCAATCTTCCTCCACCTTCTTTTTTAGAAATCCAACTTCTTGCAATTTTCTTCCAACAGTCCAACAACTGCACCCAATCTCTCTGCCGATCTGTGTAAATGTAGCTCCTTCTGAGAATCTTTTTATCATATAACTGATAATTTCACTATTCCATTCGATTTTCTTATCTCCGCACCTCACACAATCACCTCTTATTAGCTTTTTCAGTTTTTAATTCCTCGTCTAAAATGTATATTTGCGCTACTAATCTGCTCATTAATACTCTGTCTTTTTCATCTTTGCTCTGTTTGTCTCTAAGTTCGCAATATCTTTTGAAAAAAAGCATTTCTCTTTTTGTAGCAATATCGAATAATAATCCCACAACTATACCCCCTTCACAGTTTCTATAAACTTCTGTATCGCAATTTCTTGTTTAATGGCTTGTCTATTCTTTTCGTATATCTCTTTTGCTTCTGCAAGTAGCTTCTTCCAGGCCACGCCCTGTTGCCCCTGTTGCGCAAGTTGTACTACTCCGTCTGCTAACTCCATAGCATAATTCATGTCGCTGCCCCCCTTTTTTTTCTACACTCATTAAGATGTTTTGTTCATTTCAAATTTCTCAGTAAGAAGTTTCGTTACGCTATCAACCTGCTGCAACTGTTTTAGATCATTTTGTACTCTTCCTGGCAACATTACTTTGTCAGATTCACGTTTCATATATTGCTCATACATTTTGAGAAAATGTGCCCTATCTGCCATAAGATTTTCGCTAACACATAACTCTCTAAACCCCATAGCTTGTACAGCTTGATATAACGGCCTGTCATTTTTTATCTCTTGTAACGCTTCATCTGCCCTGTACCATCCATATTTCTTTATGAGTTCCATAACTTTCCCCCATGCCTCAGCTCCATTTAGATTGTAATTTGTAGCCAATTTTTCCATGCATTTTCTGATTCCTGCAGGAGTTGGTTTGAATTCATTCGTTGCTATATATGTTTCAATAGCCATTTCAAACAGTTTTGGATCATCTTCTTTGAAAATCTTGTACCATAACATGGTGATTCTTTCGTCTTTAAGGATTCTAAAATTGTCATATACACTTTCTAGGGCCATAATCCCCTCAACAAATTTCTTCTTATCCATCTTCCTCCTCCATTTCTAAGAATCTTTGGATCGAATCCATGCTATCCATAATTTTCTCTGTATTTGTTTCAAACTGTTTTCCTCTGCCATAACCCTTCTTTGTCCGCTCGTTATTCATTTGCAGAAATAATGTGTCAAATTTTTCCCTTAGCTTTTTAGTGCTTAATATATTTGTCATCCAAAACGAATCCTTCTGGCACCATTGGATTACTTTTTTAATTTCATCCTCTGTTCTACCATCTAATCTAATTAGACGATCTATGTGTACTGACCATTTATCCATATCTTTTAATCCAGGTACTTTAGCTTTAGGATTATTTTTTAGAATATAATTCTTAAGATAATTTGCTAATCTATATTGAATTGATTGTTCGTCGAACTTAAGTGAGACGCTTATATTTATATCTTCTTTATCATTCTTTTCATTCTTATCATTCTTTTCATTCTTGTTTGTGTGTTTTCGCGTCGTTTCAGTGTCGTTTGCTTGTCGTTTTACTGTCGTTTCAGTGTCGTTTTTATCATCTTCTTTATCTTGGTAATCGCTGTAATTTACTACTGTTAATACTGTTTTTTTACTGTCGCTTTTATGAGTTATCATTCCGTCTTGCTCTAGCATTTTTAAAAAATTTTTCACTTTCGTATTAGACCAGCCCCATCTATCGCATAATTGCCTAATTGATGTAATCCTGCTGCCTCTTTCTACAATTATTAATTCATTTCCTAAAGCAACTTTTTTAGGTTCGTGATTTACCATCATCAAAATATCTATCCACGCTTGTCCTTTTGAGAAAGGCTTATCTTCCCATAACCAATTATTTTTTATGCATCTGTGAAGTTTAATCCAACCTTTTTGCAACTTCACCACCAACCTATTGAATTAAATGTATAATCTTTACTGTAATTGCTAATACTAATGCTAGAATAAATATGCATTTGTTGATTTTCTGACGTTTTTTAATCCTGCGGGGAACATGTCCCCGCTCAATCCATGTTATTTGCTTCATAGTTTGTTGCCCTCCTTAAGTTAAAGTTAATATTAATGTTTTACCTTAACTTTTAAAATGTACCTAAACTAACTTCTATTTCTAATCCTTTGTCTGCTACATATGTTGGTTTTCCAGTAAGCCGTTCTATTTCTTCTTTGAATATTGCTTCGTTGCTATTTCCATCGCTCAGATGTATAAGCATTATATTTTGCACTGTTTTCATGTCCGTAACTTTAAGAAATTCTTTCACATTTCCTAAAGAAAAATGTGATTTCAAAAGTCTATTCTTTAAGCTTCTTGGTATTAATCCCTGATCTAAATTCTCTTTTAGAATTTCATCAGAGTAATTGCATTCAATCAAAATATGGTTCAGGTCCTGAAACTTATACTGGCAGTAGTAGCTATCTGTAATAAAACAATAAGCTTCCAATTTCTCTGTGATATATTAAAAAACCCAAGCGGTTCAGCTGCATCATGCTGTGTTTTTGAATGGAAGCACTATAAAAACTTCCTATTTTAGTTGCCTTCTCACTTTCTAATAGTTTTACTCTGTATCCAGTAACTTCACATGCCATTGCTGTTCCTTTACTCGTATAAACATCTATTCCGTTCTTTATTAAGTCCTGTATTGCTTTTGAGTGGTCTTTATGCTCGTGGCTAACCAAACACCCTACCACCTTGTTTAAATTAAAATTTAAGCCTTTCAGAATAGCCTTATAAGGTAATCCGCATTCTATAATCAAAGTTTCTTTTGGAGAGTAAAGGAGATAACAATTCCCCTTACTCCCACTCCCTAATACTTTCAGTTTCATTAGAATCCTGGTCCTTCCATTATTGTTTGTTGCTGCTCTACATCTGCTTTAGGAATTTCCTCATACGCAACATCTTTTACAGTTTCATTAGTGAATCCTATAGGCTTTGAGTTCGCCTTTTCCTCTTTAATCTCTTCTTTAACCTCATATTCCACATCGTTCACCATATCTTTGTCTTTTTCTTCAAAATCAGCTTTATCCGAATTATTAAAAGCTCCAATCAGAATATCTGAATCATCACTTGTGTTTGCAAACATCTTACAAGCTCTATTAATTACTGTTTTTTTAGCCATTTCTTCTGTAAAATTTGTATGCGCTCCGCTCTTGCCTTTTGCATACCCCTGATTCCATGAGTTTCTTATCTGAGCCATGCTCATAATTTCTGTATGAATTGGACCATTTTCACCTACGATTACTGCAAATGCACCTTTAATCTTTTTGATATCAATATTCTCGAATTTAGGATTGAATTTAGTAATTTTTAAAACAGCGGTATCAACATTATATTCAGTTTCAAATTCGTCTCCTTCATATATGCAATAAGCCTTTACATCCTTTACTCCTTTTAGTCTTTTTGTTACTGCTACAGTTCCCATGTAGCTTCTCATAAGCTGTAATTTACCACCATAAGCTACAAAGTAACATTGCTTCTTAGCTGGACTTAAACCTTGTATAACCATATCTAACAAAGCATTTGCTATACTTGCTTTACTGCAAGTTTGAAGTACTGGTTTTTTATCCTTGTCTACAGTTTCTGAAAGTATTAAATATGCACTTTTTAAAGCGTTTTCTGCGCTATATCCTTTTGGAATAACTAATTCTCCTTTTTTGTTTAGGTCCTGAACTCTCGCTAGTACTTCTTCTGTAATATTTTTTTCTTGTGTTGTTGTCACTACATTATTTGACATAATCTATTCCTCCTCTTCTCCTTCTACATATTCAAACCTAACTTTTTTCCTTTGATTTTCTTTTAAAAAATTCTCAAGAAAACTAGCTATTTCACTACAAGATATAAGATCACGACCTATAATTGCATCTTCTGGGCATTCATATAGTGGATGTACACCAAAGATTGATTTACCATTTACGATTAATTCATCATGAGTACAACAATCCGAGTCTTCCCAACTTCTCACCTTTTACAACAACTACTTCATCCATTTATATCACCTCGCAATTAACAACTAATAGATCGTTATTTTTCAATTCTCAATTCCTTATCTTTTGCTAACAATTAAATTCACGATTTGACTGTTGCAATCAATCAACTGATTTACACTCTCTCGATTATCTATGAATATTGGTGCTTGTACATCATAATACTCTGAAAGCGCATTTATAATATCTAAACCTGCATTAATCTGTGCAGCAGTATTTGCATTACTGAAAGGTACTCCGTCTATTAAAGCTTCGCATGTTTCTACCAATCCACCGTTTACCTGTGTATCAAACAGCTTAAAGCTCACATATTTGAATTTTGCATTTATGCTGCTTTCCAATAATTCAACCTTTGTTTTTACAAACTCTTCACATAAGTACTCTTGTCCATCCAGTTCAGCTATTTGCTGAGCTAATTGCTTTTTCTCTTTCTTGTAGTTCTTTCATTCTGGCTTTTCATTTTTCTCGTTCTGTTCTTTTATATGCTAATTGTCCGTTTATTTCTTCTAGTTCTTTTTCTAAACTTGCCTTTTTCATCTTAAGTTCGTGTATTTCATGATTCATTTCCACTGGAGTAGAAAATTTTTGTTCTAACTCTTTGATCTGCTTCAACACTTCTTGATATTCTTGATTATTTTCTAAATCTATAGATGGTGTGAAATTATCAATTTTAGCCTTTCTTTCAATCAAAATCTCATTTACTTCTTCTAATCTTGCTACTGCTAAATCTTTTTCAACTTTCAACTTTTCTTTTTCAGTTTTATGTTCATCTAATTTTGATTTTTTAAATTTCCCAAGATTATTTATTGCAGCTAGTTTTTCAGCTTTATTTTGATTGAAGTTTTCTATCATTTCAGCTTTTTTAGCTTCAATGTCATGTTCTTCAAGCGGTCTTTTACATGTAGGACATATAAAACTATCTTCAGGAATATGGA includes:
- a CDS encoding single-stranded DNA-binding protein; this translates as MNSVNLIGRWTKDPEMRFTQNGKALTKVSIAVNRTFGEGADFFEVVIWGKIAENTAQYTKKGSKVGIEGRLQQEIWEKDGQKRSKVVIVAERVEFLDNKNSQSNPNNEIDGFQAIDDDDDIPF
- a CDS encoding YopX family protein; protein product: MFFYKRFFYNGVQFEDVILESIGQYTGLKDVNGMEIYEGDIITDSRKRLFKVEWNDWGWFNRPITNETSYPFFNNGIMKYMEIIGNIYENPELL
- a CDS encoding adenine nucleotide alpha hydrolase family protein, which produces MFSGGASSSYTAYLVLQEQKKEDVILLHTPTYSEHKDADRFRHKVANFLGLPITVVGDGRDIWDLIEDNNCLPSFHIPFCTTELKIKQSRKFFKMLSEDFIVYFGYGSDEWNRVQKQKIRFEAEGIKSRYPIFEKKISNDEIKNIIRNEWKICLPETYKYLKHNNCIPCFKGGKGHFRKVAKYYPEKFKRAMEIEEKIGHTVFKDCTLKDIWDEVQAGKLQESMFDDDFGIPCMCAD
- a CDS encoding nucleoid-associated protein → MRNTDAVMIKKAIIHVLDRNGDAPILTDYEQEINEDIHEFLEKHIVKSLGSEENRKGKFRGGSTIVKDSCAAIFKNKETFIEASKDIANQLFKAMKKDNNIPSADLVICLYTAKDKNYIGILKLDYKKSFIHNVEFEEDKLKTSIVPQMIGLPGMSQKLQQCAFVKEIDEEDEYDLIFLDKQVYSDDFEQLFSNVFLNCRSLIDDRDKTKIFKNVTEKWTRRNLKEDIDKAQEVREEVIASMKNCAEIDVEKFVQSVFGNDVEMQQNFIQHLEREGIQLEKIEIDKKWVEKKMKKRIMKTDTGIEIKGEYEDLEDKMKFEIVRNGDGTVNLIIKNVRSMMER
- a CDS encoding putative HNHc nuclease, translated to MIIFFSFKLQCYNSEVVHQLYYRIFVFRWNIPLLDHGLNRTDDIGKYLWQCLKIQKCAICGKKEAEIHHWDAIGRGIDRKKYDDSKT
- a CDS encoding RusA family crossover junction endodeoxyribonuclease; this encodes MGPEGHIQTILTPNGKIEDELRIIIPDIPPSNNKYMGRGSTYTQAFQYQAEKKKWQSVIGWLVREQKWAQNPLKKAVVEITYFFKDKRRRDPDNYSGKFILDSLVRAGVLQDDSFGNIELILKGNYDKKNPRTEVRVRKKMNEYAEIVGYRELEKKELDYLS
- a CDS encoding recombinase RecT, with the translated sequence MSNNVVTTTQEKNITEEVLARVQDLNKKGELVIPKGYSAENALKSAYLILSETVDKDKKPVLQTCSKASIANALLDMVIQGLSPAKKQCYFVAYGGKLQLMRSYMGTVAVTKRLKGVKDVKAYCIYEGDEFETEYNVDTAVLKITKFNPKFENIDIKKIKGAFAVIVGENGPIHTEIMSMAQIRNSWNQGYAKGKSGAHTNFTEEMAKKTVINRACKMFANTSDDSDILIGAFNNSDKADFEEKDKDMVNDVEYEVKEEIKEEKANSKPIGFTNETVKDVAYEEIPKADVEQQQTIMEGPGF